One Phaseolus vulgaris cultivar G19833 chromosome 2, P. vulgaris v2.0, whole genome shotgun sequence DNA window includes the following coding sequences:
- the LOC137812706 gene encoding 6-phosphogluconate dehydrogenase, decarboxylating 3, chloroplastic-like, with the protein MESAALSRIGLAGLAVMGQNLALNIAEKGFPISVYNRTASKVDETVDRARNEGFLPLTGQYNPREFVLSIQRPRSVIILVKAGAPVDQTIAALSDHLEPGDCIIDGGNEWYENTERRISQVADKGLLYLGMGVSGGEDGARYGPSLMPGGSKTAYNNVHDILHKIAAQVDDGPCVTYIGEGGSGNFVKMVHNGIEYGDMQLISEAYDVLKHVGGLSNPELADIFAEWNSGELESFLIEITADIFKVKDEDGEGFLVDKVLDKTGMKGTGKWTVKQAADLSIAAPTIAGSLDCRYLSGLKEERENAATVLKKAGLSDGIDVSGVDKKRLIDDVRQALYASKICSYAQGMNLLKAKSNEKGWNLNLAELARIWKGGCIIRAVFLDRINKAYRRNPDLANLIVDPDFAIEMVQRESAWRRVVNLAVSAGISTTGMGGSLSYFDNYRRGRLPANLVQAQRDLFGAHTYERVDRPGSFHTEWTKLARQSGTGVGSLN; encoded by the coding sequence ATGGAGTCAGCAGCTTTGTCGCGCATAGGTCTGGCTGGCTTGGCCGTGATGGGCCAGAACCTAGCCTTAAACATTGCGGAGAAGGGATTTCCCATTTCCGTCTATAACCGTACGGCCTCCAAGGTCGATGAGACCGTAGATCGGGCCCGCAATGAGGGCTTCCTACCGCTCACGGGGCAATACAATCCTCGTGAATTCGTCTTGTCCATCCAGCGTCCCAGATCTGTTATCATCCTCGTCAAGGCCGGCGCCCCCGTCGATCAAACCATTGCCGCGCTCTCCGACCACCTCGAGCCCGGCGACTGCATCATTGACGGCGGTAACGAGTGGTACGAGAACACTGAGCGCCGCATCAGCCAAGTGGCAGATAAAGGTCTCCTCTACCTTGGCATGGGCGTGTCTGGCGGGGAAGATGGAGCGCGTTACGGCCCATCTCTGATGCCCGGCGGTTCCAAAACAGCCTACAACAATGTACACGACATCCTCCACAAAATCGCAGCGCAGGTCGATGACGGGCCTTGCGTCACGTACATCGGGGAGGGAGGTTCTGGGAACTTCGTGAAGATGGTCCACAACGGAATCGAATACGGAGATATGCAACTCATCTCGGAGGCTTACGACGTGTTGAAGCACGTCGGTGGCCTGTCGAATCCCGAGCTTGCGGACATCTTCGCAGAGTGGAACAGTGGGGAGCTTGAGAGTTTCTTGATTGAAATCACTGCGGATATTTTTAAAGTGAAGGATGAGGATGGTGAAGGGTTTTTGGTGGATAAGGTTTTGGACAAGACAGGAATGAAGGGAACGGGGAAATGGACGGTGAAGCAGGCGGCGGATCTGTCAATAGCAGCCCCGACGATTGCGGGGTCGTTGGATTGCAGGTACTTGAGCGGGTTAAAGGAGGAGAGGGAGAATGCTGCGACGGTGTTGAAGAAGGCGGGGTTGAGTGATGGAATTGATGTGAGTGGGGTGGATAAGAAGAGGTTGATTGATGATGTTAGGCAGGCTTTGTATGCTTCAAAGATTTGTAGTTATGCTCAAGGGATGAATTTGTTGAAGGCCAAGAGTAATGAGAAAGGGTGGAACTTGAATCTGGCAGAATTAGCTAGGATCTGGAAGGGAGGATGTATCATAAGGGCAGTGTTTTTGGACAGGATCAATAAGGCTTATCGGAGGAACCCTGATTTGGCTAATTTAATAGTCGACCCGGACTTTGCAATTGAAATGGTGCAGAGGGAGTCTGCCTGGAGACGGGTTGTGAATTTGGCGGTTTCAGCTGGGATTTCTACTACAGGAATGGGTGGTAGTCTTAGTTACTTTGATAACTACCGGAGGGGCAGGCTGCCGGCGAACCTTGTTCAGGCTCAGAGGGACTTGTTTGGGGCCCATACATATGAGAGGGTTGATCGCCCTGGATCTTTCCATACAGAGTGGACAAAGCTTGCACGCCAAAGTGGGACTGGAGTTGGTTCTCTCAATTGA